A genomic region of Polyangia bacterium contains the following coding sequences:
- a CDS encoding flagellar biosynthesis protein FlhA has product MRSLAGRYGDLALAALVVGIVGMMILPLPTALIDLLLSTNVAVAVTLLLTSLYVTDALKIATFPTLLLLTTLFRLALEVSATRLILTRGNAGQVIAAFGHFVVGGNLVVGAVIFLILTLIQFIVITKGAERIAEVAARFTLDAMPGKQLGIDAELRAGHIDATEAQRRRAALGRESQLFGSMDGAMKFVKGDAIAGVAILAVNIVGGLVVGIFQRGLDAGAAARTYTLLTIGAGLVAQIPALLISTAAGIVVTRVASEDGPSHLGQDIARELSANPKAIAIAAVLLGLLAVVPGLPALPFLGLAVLLGAGALRLQRRAAVRDGNGTDGESADAGARRAGLPGELATPLAIDAAPALARTLGAADRAFLAREVPTLRRRLFDDAGLVMPAVIVRPRPLAERSFVIRLNDTPLLRGQVPVDRDGDDESAHVIGEHLWALLRRYGHELVGIQETQSLLDDVQRSHPALVREVVPKMVTPALLAEVLRRLAQEGVSLRGLREMLGALADRQPGAGNADAAALTEQVRAALRRTITFQHADGDGRISALLLDPLIEDTIRDAIHRTPTGNHLALEPQLARDIQAAIGRAASAARQDDGNGAVAPVLLTNPAIRPFVRRLIEQQEPALAVLSFLELAPEAEVRTLGHVRV; this is encoded by the coding sequence GTGCGATCGCTGGCGGGACGGTACGGAGATCTCGCGCTGGCCGCGCTGGTGGTCGGCATCGTCGGCATGATGATCCTGCCGCTGCCGACGGCGCTCATCGATCTGCTGCTGTCCACCAATGTCGCGGTGGCGGTGACGCTGTTGCTGACGTCGCTGTACGTCACTGACGCGCTCAAGATCGCCACCTTCCCTACCCTGTTGCTGCTGACCACGCTGTTTCGGCTGGCGCTGGAGGTGTCGGCCACGCGCCTCATCTTGACTCGCGGCAACGCCGGCCAGGTCATCGCCGCCTTCGGACACTTCGTGGTGGGCGGCAACCTGGTGGTGGGCGCGGTGATCTTCCTCATCCTCACGCTGATCCAGTTCATCGTCATCACCAAAGGCGCCGAGCGCATCGCCGAGGTGGCCGCGCGTTTCACCCTGGACGCCATGCCCGGCAAACAGCTTGGCATCGACGCCGAGCTGCGCGCCGGCCACATCGACGCCACGGAAGCGCAACGCCGCCGAGCGGCCCTGGGCCGCGAATCGCAGCTTTTCGGATCGATGGACGGCGCCATGAAGTTCGTCAAAGGCGACGCCATCGCCGGCGTGGCGATCCTGGCGGTGAACATCGTGGGCGGTTTGGTCGTCGGAATTTTCCAGCGCGGCCTGGACGCCGGCGCGGCCGCGCGCACGTACACGCTGCTGACCATCGGCGCCGGACTGGTGGCGCAGATCCCGGCGCTGTTGATCTCGACCGCCGCCGGGATCGTGGTGACGCGGGTGGCGTCAGAGGACGGCCCGTCGCACCTGGGCCAGGACATCGCGCGCGAGCTGTCGGCGAATCCCAAGGCCATCGCCATCGCGGCGGTGCTGCTGGGGTTGCTGGCCGTCGTCCCCGGGTTGCCGGCGTTGCCGTTCTTGGGACTGGCTGTGTTACTGGGCGCGGGCGCGCTGCGCCTGCAGCGGCGAGCGGCGGTGCGCGACGGTAATGGCACCGACGGAGAAAGCGCCGATGCGGGCGCGCGCCGCGCCGGCCTGCCGGGCGAGCTGGCGACGCCGCTGGCCATCGACGCCGCGCCGGCGCTGGCGCGAACGTTGGGCGCCGCCGACCGGGCGTTCTTGGCCCGGGAAGTTCCCACGCTGCGCCGGCGGCTGTTCGACGACGCCGGCCTGGTCATGCCGGCGGTGATCGTCCGGCCGCGCCCGCTGGCCGAGCGATCGTTCGTCATCCGCCTGAACGACACGCCGCTGCTCCGTGGCCAGGTGCCGGTCGACCGCGACGGCGACGACGAAAGCGCCCACGTGATCGGCGAGCATCTTTGGGCGCTGCTGCGGCGTTACGGCCACGAGCTCGTCGGCATTCAAGAGACCCAGTCGCTGCTGGACGACGTGCAGCGCTCGCACCCGGCGCTGGTCCGCGAGGTGGTGCCGAAGATGGTGACGCCCGCGCTGCTGGCCGAGGTGCTGCGGCGATTGGCCCAGGAAGGCGTCTCGCTGCGCGGGCTGCGCGAGATGTTGGGTGCGCTGGCTGATCGCCAACCCGGCGCCGGCAACGCCGATGCCGCCGCCCTGACCGAACAGGTGCGGGCGGCGCTTCGGCGCACCATCACCTTCCAGCATGCCGACGGCGACGGTCGCATCAGCGCGCTGCTTCTGGATCCGCTGATCGAAGACACCATTCGCGACGCCATCCATCGCACGCCGACCGGCAACCATCTGGCCCTCGAGCCGCAACTGGCGCGCGACATTCAGGCGGCCATCGGACGCGCCGCCAGCGCCGCTCGCCAGGACGATGGCAACGGAGCGGTGGCGCCCGTGCTGCTGACGAATCCGGCCATCCGACCCTTCGTGCGAAGGCTGATCGAACAGCAGGAGCCGGCGCTGGCGGTCCTGTCGTTTCTTGAGCTGGCGCCCGAAGCCGAGGTGCGCACGCTGGGCCACGTCCGGGTTTGA
- a CDS encoding PA14 domain-containing protein, whose translation MPKTVFAFFTAVTAVIAGSCSGEHFSGSLSPTPPIINEGIIDAGAAPVDLGDEVAEDVAPPLAPLGAACTGAEQCDSGFCTDGVCCRSACDGLCQACALPGNEGTCAPVTAGSDPDNECDDQGTDTCGQDGFCDGAGQCAVYPPGAPCGTAACDQAMLTGASACDGQGACQAAPTVGCGKFSCLSATACRTTCASNADCVAPNACLSGQCGGISGQYFNSVDFNALVLTRVDPNINFDWMAGGPDPSVKSDLFSVRWTGTLTPAFTETYTFYLASSDGNRLFLDDAPVINDFVDHVATMEDTGTRALQAGHAYPLKLEYYERYGNASVTLSWSSPSQARQVIPTGAFSPP comes from the coding sequence ATGCCAAAGACCGTCTTCGCATTTTTCACCGCCGTCACTGCCGTCATTGCCGGCTCGTGCAGCGGCGAGCACTTCTCTGGTTCGCTGAGTCCGACGCCGCCGATCATCAACGAGGGCATCATTGACGCTGGCGCCGCCCCGGTTGATCTCGGCGACGAGGTCGCGGAGGACGTCGCGCCGCCGCTGGCCCCGCTGGGCGCCGCCTGCACCGGCGCCGAACAGTGCGACAGCGGGTTCTGCACCGACGGCGTCTGCTGTCGGTCCGCCTGCGATGGTTTGTGCCAGGCCTGCGCGTTGCCTGGCAACGAAGGGACCTGCGCCCCGGTGACGGCGGGCAGCGATCCCGACAACGAGTGCGACGATCAAGGCACCGACACGTGCGGCCAGGACGGATTCTGCGACGGCGCCGGTCAGTGCGCGGTCTACCCCCCCGGCGCGCCGTGCGGCACCGCCGCCTGCGACCAGGCGATGCTCACCGGCGCGTCCGCCTGCGACGGTCAGGGCGCCTGCCAGGCCGCCCCGACCGTCGGCTGCGGAAAATTTTCCTGTTTGTCGGCCACCGCCTGCCGCACCACGTGCGCCAGCAACGCCGACTGCGTGGCGCCCAACGCTTGTCTGTCCGGCCAGTGCGGCGGGATCAGCGGCCAGTACTTCAACAGCGTCGACTTCAACGCGCTGGTCCTCACGCGCGTCGATCCGAACATCAACTTCGATTGGATGGCCGGCGGTCCCGATCCGTCCGTCAAAAGCGATCTATTTTCCGTGCGCTGGACCGGGACGCTGACCCCGGCGTTCACCGAGACCTATACGTTCTATCTGGCGTCCAGCGACGGCAATCGGCTGTTCCTGGACGACGCGCCGGTGATCAACGACTTCGTCGATCACGTGGCGACGATGGAAGACACCGGCACGCGCGCCTTGCAGGCCGGCCACGCCTATCCGCTGAAGCTCGAGTATTACGAGCGGTATGGCAACGCGTCGGTCACGCTGTCGTGGTCCAGTCCGTCGCAGGCGCGACAGGTCATCCCGACCGGCGCGTTTTCGCCGCCGTGA
- a CDS encoding uracil-DNA glycosylase: protein MAGDNGGTSDDPRQAALTLAARFRTRLERDARLGVQGLPRRPTRRKVALPVAATAKEAGAFVDEPGVDPDAAPAGGAGLKLVRDELGDCQRCRLASGRNNIVFGVGNPQAQLVFVGEAPGADEDQQGEPFVGKAGQLLTKMIEAMGYSRQDVYICNVIKCRPPGNRNPEPDEVAKCEPFLKQQLQAIRPRMIVTLGKFAAQCLLRDDTPISRLRGNFRTYEGIPLMPTFHPAYLLRDPSKKKEAWADLKEVNASLRRLGIEPPRPPAG, encoded by the coding sequence GTGGCCGGCGATAACGGCGGGACCTCGGACGATCCGCGCCAGGCCGCGCTGACCTTGGCGGCGCGCTTTCGCACCCGCCTGGAACGTGACGCGCGCTTGGGCGTGCAAGGTTTACCCAGGCGTCCGACCAGGCGAAAAGTCGCCCTGCCCGTCGCCGCGACGGCGAAAGAGGCGGGCGCGTTCGTCGACGAGCCGGGTGTTGATCCCGACGCCGCGCCGGCCGGCGGCGCTGGCTTGAAGCTTGTTCGCGACGAGCTCGGGGACTGCCAGCGCTGCCGCCTGGCCAGTGGGCGCAACAACATCGTCTTCGGCGTCGGCAACCCGCAGGCGCAACTGGTTTTCGTCGGCGAGGCCCCGGGCGCCGACGAGGATCAACAAGGCGAGCCCTTCGTCGGCAAGGCCGGCCAGCTGCTGACCAAGATGATCGAAGCGATGGGTTACAGCCGCCAGGACGTGTACATCTGCAACGTCATCAAGTGCCGCCCGCCCGGCAACCGCAACCCAGAGCCCGACGAAGTGGCCAAGTGCGAACCGTTCTTGAAGCAGCAGCTCCAGGCGATTCGCCCGCGCATGATCGTCACGCTGGGCAAGTTCGCCGCCCAGTGCTTGTTGCGCGACGATACGCCTATCTCGCGCCTGCGCGGCAACTTCCGCACCTACGAAGGCATCCCGCTGATGCCGACATTTCACCCGGCGTATCTGCTGCGCGATCCCAGCAAGAAAAAAGAAGCCTGGGCCGATCTGAAAGAGGTCAACGCCTCTTTGCGCCGCCTGGGCATCGAACCTCCGCGGCCACCCGCCGGCTGA
- the coaBC gene encoding bifunctional phosphopantothenoylcysteine decarboxylase/phosphopantothenate--cysteine ligase CoaBC has product MSTVSGTNLSGVPTLAACLAGRTVVLGVTGGIAAYKAPEIVRLLVKAGADVQVVMTSAAEQFVTPLTLQTVSGRKVGRALFDLTDESEIGHVRTADQADLLLIAPATADFIARMAAGMADDLLSTVALATRAPVLLAPAMNVNMWENPLVQANLATLLGRTAPAPITTVGPDRGPLACGWVGTGRMIDPEIIVAEAARVLAPGDLQGLRVVVTAGPTIEAIDDVRFIGNRSSGKMGFAVAAAAAARGAAVTLIAGPVSLPTPAGVTTRHDVESSEQMARALRTTIGDVDVVVMAAAVADFRPTTRAAGKLSRRLQPADLSVSLIANPDLLAEIGHARRGSRPLLVGFAAETVADAGLVARAQSKLREKRCDVMVANDVSAPGIGFGADENAVTVLFADGRQESIARAPKAAIADRLWSLLQPLANAAGAGGQQTSGPSGSVKRQTHA; this is encoded by the coding sequence GTGTCCACCGTTTCAGGAACGAACCTGTCAGGCGTCCCCACGCTGGCGGCTTGCCTGGCCGGGCGAACAGTGGTCCTGGGCGTGACCGGCGGGATCGCCGCCTACAAGGCCCCCGAGATCGTCCGCCTGCTGGTCAAGGCGGGGGCTGACGTGCAGGTGGTGATGACCTCGGCGGCCGAGCAATTCGTTACGCCGCTGACGTTGCAGACTGTTTCAGGTCGCAAGGTGGGCCGTGCGCTGTTCGACCTCACCGACGAATCGGAGATCGGCCACGTCCGCACCGCTGACCAGGCCGATCTGTTGTTGATCGCGCCCGCCACCGCCGATTTCATCGCCCGCATGGCGGCGGGGATGGCCGACGATCTGCTGTCGACGGTGGCGCTGGCCACCCGCGCGCCGGTGTTACTGGCGCCGGCGATGAACGTGAACATGTGGGAAAACCCGCTGGTTCAGGCCAACCTGGCCACGCTGCTCGGGCGGACGGCGCCGGCGCCGATCACCACCGTCGGTCCGGACCGCGGGCCGCTGGCCTGTGGCTGGGTGGGGACGGGCCGGATGATCGATCCGGAGATCATCGTCGCCGAAGCGGCCCGGGTGCTGGCGCCGGGCGATCTGCAGGGGCTGCGGGTGGTGGTCACCGCCGGTCCCACCATCGAGGCCATCGACGACGTGCGGTTCATCGGCAATCGCTCGTCCGGGAAGATGGGGTTCGCGGTGGCGGCCGCGGCGGCGGCCCGGGGCGCGGCGGTCACGTTGATCGCCGGGCCGGTCAGTCTGCCCACGCCGGCCGGGGTGACCACCCGCCACGATGTCGAGTCGTCCGAGCAGATGGCGCGCGCGCTGCGAACCACCATCGGCGATGTCGACGTGGTGGTGATGGCGGCGGCGGTGGCGGACTTTCGCCCCACCACCCGCGCCGCGGGCAAGCTGTCGCGGCGGCTGCAGCCGGCGGATCTGTCGGTTTCGCTGATCGCCAATCCTGATCTGCTGGCCGAGATCGGCCACGCCCGGCGCGGGAGCCGTCCGCTGCTGGTGGGGTTTGCCGCCGAGACCGTGGCCGACGCCGGCCTGGTGGCCCGGGCCCAGAGCAAGCTGCGCGAGAAACGCTGCGACGTCATGGTGGCCAACGACGTCAGCGCGCCGGGAATCGGTTTTGGGGCCGACGAAAACGCCGTCACCGTGCTGTTCGCCGACGGCCGGCAAGAAAGCATCGCCCGCGCGCCGAAGGCGGCGATCGCCGATCGATTGTGGTCGCTGCTGCAGCCGCTGGCCAACGCCGCGGGTGCGGGAGGCCAGCAAACCAGCGGGCCGTCGGGGTCGGTCAAGCGTCAAACCCATGCCTGA
- a CDS encoding protein kinase produces MAEPGAFPRRFGSYVLLKPLARGGMGDLYLAIGGARGMEKLCVIKKVLPHLVAPDNVKRFRDEAMVVVKLSHGNLVTVFDAGRKDDEIYLAMEYVDGKDLLAVWNRCAEKRVPFPVEVVVYIVKELARGLGYAHAFGGLNLVHRDVSPANVLLSYTGEVKLTDFGLATSTLKLQHTAPGIIFGKLSYLSPEQARSEPLDGRTDIYAAGILLWELLTGQQLFPVKAAQPGPASPDRRDATADALARLRNPNVLPPSRVTSRVPPELDRIVLRALAAEKAFRYQNGEELRADLAAFLAKTAPETDADRLAKFLKPLFGDDIVSEEIERTDLVQHANNLLSTATRGPAPVTAVAGAMNIGDAVAVPVSPVDSGDVRDDPRIGTTIGGRYLLRRLCGEGAMGRVYEGHHVDIGRRVAIKILHSSFRHSDEVVERFRREARAASRIGHPNIVDVTDSGTTADGAFYFVMEYLDGVSLETLVARSGKLPPERAITIAAQICRALQAAHAADIIHRDLKPANVMLVNHREEADFVKVLDFGISKDLDLQPAGPRRAGLTRPDVAVGTPIYMSPEQAAGNTADARTDIYAVGGLLYEMLTGEAPCDGDDVIAVLSRKATEDPLPLRQRRPELTARLEGVVMRALSRAPEDRQPSMAVLKDELVACLSAMQATPPPEAVRQSMAVGHTTRTRVLRPRAWMLVAAAVLLGGGLGYFSFLRDPPSRSPATAPPPPGPTESTAPTTTVGPAARPTMAAAVLPPTEPGAAQPTARPTTTAVAPPAGLGSDWPEPSSARLAEQPSPPVVAHNPPSQARTVGPGRPRSGPPFGPSNRPSASAIAAARALPTGNEILGRAQTAFNKGDYPEAIRRGKEAIGAGAAAAGHLLLGDAYYHLERYTEAAREYQNTLTLDPGNAQARRGRDLARSASAGADATP; encoded by the coding sequence GTGGCGGAACCCGGCGCCTTCCCTCGACGCTTTGGCTCGTATGTCCTGTTGAAACCGCTGGCTCGCGGCGGCATGGGCGATCTCTACCTGGCCATCGGCGGCGCGCGCGGCATGGAGAAGCTGTGCGTGATCAAGAAGGTGCTGCCGCATCTGGTCGCGCCCGACAACGTCAAACGCTTTCGCGACGAGGCGATGGTGGTGGTCAAGCTGTCGCACGGCAACCTGGTGACCGTCTTCGACGCCGGCCGGAAGGACGACGAGATCTACCTGGCGATGGAGTACGTCGACGGCAAGGATTTGCTGGCGGTGTGGAATCGCTGCGCCGAAAAGCGCGTCCCCTTCCCCGTCGAGGTGGTGGTCTACATCGTCAAGGAGCTGGCGCGGGGCCTCGGCTATGCGCACGCCTTCGGCGGGTTGAACCTGGTCCATCGCGATGTCTCGCCGGCGAACGTCCTGCTTTCGTACACCGGCGAGGTGAAGCTGACCGATTTTGGTTTGGCCACCTCGACCCTGAAGCTGCAGCACACGGCGCCCGGGATCATCTTCGGAAAGCTGAGCTACCTGTCGCCCGAGCAGGCGCGCAGCGAACCGCTGGACGGCCGCACGGACATCTACGCCGCCGGCATCTTGTTGTGGGAGCTTTTGACCGGACAGCAGCTGTTCCCGGTAAAAGCAGCCCAACCCGGACCGGCCTCGCCCGATCGGCGCGACGCCACCGCCGACGCCCTGGCCCGCCTGCGCAATCCCAACGTCCTGCCGCCGTCGCGCGTGACCTCGCGCGTGCCGCCCGAGCTGGACCGCATCGTGTTGCGCGCCCTGGCCGCCGAGAAAGCCTTCCGCTATCAAAACGGCGAGGAACTTCGCGCCGACCTGGCGGCGTTCCTGGCCAAGACCGCGCCTGAAACCGACGCCGATCGGCTGGCCAAATTTTTGAAGCCGCTGTTCGGCGACGACATCGTGTCGGAAGAAATCGAACGCACCGACCTGGTTCAACACGCCAACAATTTGTTATCCACCGCCACCCGCGGCCCGGCCCCGGTCACCGCGGTGGCCGGCGCGATGAACATCGGCGACGCGGTGGCGGTGCCGGTTTCGCCGGTAGACAGCGGCGACGTCCGCGACGACCCACGCATCGGCACCACCATCGGCGGGCGTTACTTGTTACGCCGGCTGTGCGGCGAAGGGGCGATGGGTCGGGTCTACGAAGGCCACCACGTGGACATCGGACGCCGGGTGGCGATCAAGATCCTGCATTCCAGCTTTCGGCACAGCGACGAAGTGGTCGAACGCTTTCGGCGCGAGGCCCGGGCCGCGTCGCGCATCGGCCATCCCAACATCGTCGACGTCACTGATTCAGGCACCACCGCCGACGGCGCGTTTTATTTCGTCATGGAGTATCTCGACGGCGTCAGTTTGGAGACGCTGGTCGCTCGCAGCGGCAAGCTGCCGCCGGAGCGAGCGATCACCATCGCCGCCCAGATCTGCCGGGCCCTGCAGGCGGCGCACGCCGCCGACATCATCCACCGCGATCTGAAACCGGCAAACGTCATGCTGGTGAACCACCGCGAGGAGGCGGACTTCGTCAAGGTGCTGGACTTCGGCATCTCGAAGGATCTGGACCTGCAGCCGGCGGGACCGCGGCGCGCCGGCCTGACCCGGCCCGACGTCGCCGTCGGCACGCCCATCTACATGTCGCCCGAGCAGGCGGCCGGCAACACCGCCGACGCGCGCACGGACATCTACGCCGTCGGCGGCTTGCTGTACGAAATGCTGACCGGCGAAGCGCCCTGCGACGGCGACGACGTCATCGCCGTCCTCAGCCGCAAGGCCACCGAGGATCCGCTGCCCCTGCGCCAGCGCCGGCCCGAGTTGACGGCGCGCCTGGAGGGCGTGGTGATGCGCGCCCTCAGCCGGGCGCCGGAGGATCGCCAGCCGTCGATGGCCGTGCTGAAGGACGAATTGGTGGCGTGCCTGTCGGCGATGCAGGCCACGCCGCCGCCCGAGGCGGTGCGCCAGTCGATGGCCGTCGGCCACACCACCAGGACCCGCGTGCTGCGCCCACGCGCCTGGATGCTGGTGGCGGCGGCCGTGCTTCTGGGAGGCGGCCTGGGATATTTCAGTTTTCTCCGGGATCCGCCCAGCCGTTCGCCGGCGACCGCGCCCCCACCGCCCGGCCCGACCGAATCGACGGCCCCGACGACGACCGTCGGGCCGGCCGCGCGACCGACGATGGCCGCCGCCGTTTTGCCACCGACGGAACCCGGGGCAGCGCAGCCCACCGCCCGACCGACAACCACCGCCGTCGCGCCGCCGGCGGGCCTGGGCAGCGACTGGCCCGAGCCCAGCAGCGCCCGCCTCGCTGAACAGCCCAGCCCGCCGGTGGTCGCGCACAATCCACCTTCGCAGGCGCGCACCGTGGGCCCGGGCCGGCCGCGTTCGGGTCCGCCCTTCGGTCCCTCCAACCGACCGTCGGCGTCGGCGATCGCGGCGGCGCGCGCGCTGCCGACCGGGAACGAGATCCTCGGCCGCGCGCAGACCGCGTTCAACAAGGGCGACTATCCCGAGGCCATCCGCCGCGGCAAAGAAGCGATCGGCGCCGGCGCCGCCGCCGCCGGACATCTGCTGCTGGGCGACGCCTACTATCACCTCGAGCGTTACACCGAGGCCGCGCGCGAATACCAGAACACGTTGACCCTTGATCCCGGCAATGCCCAGGCCCGGCGCGGCCGCGATCTGGCCCGTTCGGCGTCAGCGGGCGCCGACGCCACGCCCTGA
- a CDS encoding ElyC/SanA/YdcF family protein, which produces MADRWASVWRFVRNGALLGFAALVIANVYVQWATAAVTFERVQDVPPRPTAIVLGTTTLHGMPSQELAERLQAAAELYAAHKVQAIIVSGSSSAREDEPGVMAHWLIGRGVPAAIITEDPLGVRTRATMERAAHVYGVRAAVVCTQAYHLPRALILARKAGIDAVGLVGDPGAAMRHSMREIVARGAMLLETLIWPVH; this is translated from the coding sequence ATGGCGGATCGGTGGGCTAGCGTCTGGCGCTTCGTTCGCAACGGCGCGTTGCTGGGGTTCGCTGCTTTGGTGATCGCCAACGTCTACGTGCAATGGGCGACGGCGGCAGTGACATTCGAGCGCGTGCAGGATGTTCCGCCCCGCCCGACGGCGATCGTTCTCGGCACCACCACCCTGCACGGGATGCCGTCGCAGGAGCTGGCCGAGCGCCTGCAGGCGGCGGCCGAGCTCTACGCCGCGCACAAGGTCCAGGCGATCATCGTCTCCGGCTCATCGTCTGCGCGGGAAGACGAGCCCGGCGTGATGGCGCACTGGCTGATCGGCCGGGGCGTGCCGGCGGCGATCATCACCGAGGATCCGCTGGGCGTCCGCACCCGAGCCACCATGGAACGCGCGGCCCACGTCTACGGCGTGCGGGCGGCGGTGGTGTGCACGCAGGCGTACCATCTGCCGCGGGCGTTGATTTTGGCGCGCAAGGCGGGCATCGACGCCGTCGGCTTGGTCGGCGATCCGGGCGCGGCCATGCGGCATTCGATGCGCGAGATCGTCGCCCGCGGCGCCATGCTGCTGGAGACGCTGATCTGGCCGGTGCATTGA
- the carA gene encoding glutamine-hydrolyzing carbamoyl-phosphate synthase small subunit, with amino-acid sequence MAKETATAPGATPALLAMEDGTVYRGLGFGAITDGAGEIVFNTAITGYQEVLTDPSYRGQIVTMTAPEIGNVGVNPVDFESARPWCAGFVVRELSPVVSNWRASGGLDALLRQHGVAGISGIDTRAITRRLRTTGAQRAVITRDVNNAAAAVERARRHPSLEGRDLVREVTTRQTYTWDEPIWQGTNPGGPAGAAPPVRHHVVAYDFGIKRGILRRLRSQGCKVTVVPATTSAKEALSLKPDGIFLSNGPGDPAAVDYAVESARALCKSELPVFGICLGHQVLGLALGGKTFKLKFGHHGANHPVMDLGTQKVEITSQNHGFAVDVDSLQGKAVLSHVSLNDKTVEGMRHGELPVFSVQYHPEASPGPNDATYLFDRFTALMDQRRRK; translated from the coding sequence GTGGCTAAAGAAACTGCGACCGCCCCGGGAGCAACGCCCGCGTTGCTGGCGATGGAAGACGGCACGGTGTACCGGGGCCTGGGTTTCGGCGCCATCACCGACGGAGCGGGGGAGATCGTCTTCAACACGGCGATCACCGGCTATCAAGAGGTCCTGACCGATCCGTCCTACCGCGGGCAGATCGTGACCATGACCGCGCCGGAGATCGGCAACGTCGGCGTCAATCCGGTCGACTTTGAATCGGCGCGTCCGTGGTGCGCCGGCTTCGTGGTGCGCGAGCTGTCGCCGGTGGTCTCGAACTGGCGCGCATCGGGTGGTCTCGACGCGCTCTTGCGCCAGCACGGCGTGGCCGGCATCAGCGGCATCGACACGCGCGCCATCACTCGCCGCCTGCGCACCACCGGCGCCCAGCGCGCGGTGATCACCCGCGACGTCAACAACGCCGCCGCGGCCGTCGAACGCGCGCGCAGGCACCCGTCATTGGAAGGGCGTGATCTGGTGCGCGAGGTGACGACGCGGCAGACGTACACCTGGGACGAGCCGATCTGGCAAGGCACCAACCCGGGCGGCCCGGCCGGCGCCGCGCCGCCGGTGCGTCACCACGTTGTCGCCTACGACTTCGGGATCAAGCGCGGCATCCTGCGCCGCCTGCGCTCGCAGGGTTGCAAGGTGACCGTGGTGCCCGCCACGACCAGCGCCAAGGAAGCCTTGTCGCTGAAACCCGACGGAATTTTTCTGTCGAACGGCCCCGGCGATCCGGCGGCGGTCGACTACGCGGTCGAATCGGCGCGCGCCCTGTGCAAATCCGAGCTGCCGGTGTTTGGCATTTGCCTGGGTCATCAGGTCCTGGGCCTGGCCCTGGGCGGCAAGACGTTCAAGCTGAAGTTCGGCCACCACGGCGCGAACCACCCGGTGATGGATCTCGGCACGCAGAAGGTGGAGATTACCTCGCAGAACCATGGCTTCGCCGTCGACGTCGATTCGCTGCAAGGCAAGGCGGTGCTGTCGCACGTCAGCCTGAACGACAAGACCGTCGAGGGCATGCGGCACGGCGAGCTGCCGGTGTTCAGCGTGCAGTACCATCCGGAGGCGTCACCCGGTCCCAACGACGCCACCTATCTTTTCGATCGCTTCACCGCCCTGATGGACCAGCGCCGGCGCAAGTGA